The following proteins come from a genomic window of Musa acuminata AAA Group cultivar baxijiao chromosome BXJ1-7, Cavendish_Baxijiao_AAA, whole genome shotgun sequence:
- the LOC103990878 gene encoding IRK-interacting protein has protein sequence MASSTASSQAHGTESDDIQAAIAKTAELRSLHAKLLQRRNLGGGPFVLGPPVGAASFLRHSNPHSTAEDYPVFTPSYEEESLPGFHYIRPETRSLSETWSAIQVEGKNDATINIDAQKNKQNICSRNEHLSKRSSCINHISFLQASLVTDTHISSRGRSSPGEHETIKKCDTCKPVTISREPEREHRNLKTVSSTTSLHDTGTSKHVHTKHRGPVLSWLFPKSKRKPKPEMLPHPIESEEMSQFLNDWGLLSFESLKKELLEANKNKDAALAEVTKMRSLFGELQQKLVNLETYCEELKKALKQAAHVKSFQVTDRPNLPKRTKTSGCVKDELMPVSHEVMMDGFLQIVSEARLSIKQFSQMLIHHIEETECDMMEKLNLLLQHQQMSSSKKHSKVMLYHVEALINQCLYQDFENCIFQKNGSPKFLDPQQERRENYSAFLALRNLSWNEVLHKGTKYYSKNFSMFCDQKMSCIASLLNWSRLWPEQLLQCFFIAAKFIWLLHLLAFSFSPPLMILRVDENRIFDPLYMEDILLDKKRAHIAAQVKIMVMPGFYIQDKVLKCRVLCESLSIAK, from the exons ATGGCTTCTTCTACCGCGTCTTCTCAGGCTCATGGAACCGAGAGCGACGATATCCAGGCGGCAATTGCCAAGACCGCGGAGCTGAGGTCTCTGCACGCGAAGTTGCTACAGAGGCGCAACCTTGGTGGTGGCCCCTTTGTGCTCGGCCCGCCCGTCGGTGCCGCTTCTTTTCTGCGCCACTCTAATCCGCACTCCACCGCCGAAGATTACCCTGTCTTCACACCT AGTTATGAAGAAGAATCCTTACCAGGTTTTCACTACATCCGTCCTGAAACCCGAAGCTTATCGGAAACCTGGAGTGCCATTCAGGTAGAAGGCAAAAATGATGCAACAATAAACATAGATGCCCAGAAAAACAAGCAAAATATTTGCTCAAGGAATGAGCATTTATCCAAGAGAAGCTCATGCATAAAtcacatttcctttttgcaagctTCACTGGTGACTGATACCCACATTTCCTCTAGAGGTAGAAGCAGTCCCGGTGAGCATGAAACCATCAAAAAGTGCGACACATGCAAGCCTGTAACCATTAGTAGGGAACCCGAAAGGGAGCACAGGAACCTGAAGACAGTTTCGAGCACGACATCTTTGCATGACACAGGGACATCAAAACATGTGCATACAAAGCACAGAGGGCCTGTTCTGTCATGGTTATTTCCGAAATCGAAAAGGAAACCCAAACCAGAGATGTTGCCACACCCAATAGAATCTGAAGAGATGTCCCAATTCTTGAATGACTGGGGATTACTTTCATTTGAATCACTGAAGAAGGAACTGCTTGAAGCTAACAAGAACAAGGATGCTGCACTCGCAGAAGTTACAAAAATGAGGTCTTTGTTTGGGGAGCTGCAACAAAAGCTAGTCAATTTGGAAACGTATTGTGAGGAGCTGAAGAAGGCCTTGAAGCAGGCAGCACATGTGAAAAGTTTCCAGGTTACGGACAGGCCTAACTTGCCGAAGAGAACAAAAACCAGTGGTTGTGTAAAGGACGAGTTGATGCCCGTCAGCCATGAGGTAATGATGGACGGTTTCCTGCAGATAGTATCAGAAGCCAGGCTCTCCATCAAACAGTTTAGCCAGATGCTGATCCACCACATTGAAGAAACTGAATGTGATATGATGGAGAAGCTAAATTTGCTTCTCCAACATCAACAGATGTCATCAAGTAAAAAACACTCGAAAGTGATGCTATACCATGTCGAAGCTCTTATAAACCAATGTCTATATCAGGACTTTGAGAACTGCATTTTCCAGAAGAATGGCTCACCAAAGTTTCTAGACCCACAGCAAGAACGCCGGGAGAACTACTCGGCATTCCTTGCACTACGGAACTTGAGCTGGAATGAGGTACTTCACAAGGGAACAAAGTACTACAGCAAAAATTTCAGCATGTTTTGTGACCAAAAGATGAGCTGCATTGCTTCGTTGCTAAACTGGTCGAGACTGTGGCCTGAACAGCTCCTCCAGTGCTTCTTCATTGCTGCCAAATTCATTTGGTTGCTTCACCTGCTTGCCTTCTCCTTCAGCCCACCATTGATGATCTTGCGAGTTGACGAGAACCGAATCTTTGATCCCCTCTACATGGAGGACATTCTTTTGGACAAAAAACGCGCGCATATTGCAGCCCAAGTTAAGATCATGGTTATGCCAGGATTCTACATTCAAGACAAAGTGCTGAAGTGCAGGGTTCTCTGTGAGTCTCTCTCAATAGCAAAGTAA
- the LOC135678139 gene encoding uncharacterized protein LOC135678139 has protein sequence MGVGGVRTLHLRCSPVFLRPPPTRSPRLLRKLFSPPITLQKRHSLSFHSAASPEPLFYSVENGNANSCTRCTPGVVNDISCNKLLQVVLVSPQIPGNTGSIARTCAASAVGLHLVGPLGYTIEDSKLKRAGLDYWPYVVVKVHTSWAEFREYFRQQDGEKRLLAFTKRGTQIHSDFTYKRGDWLVFGSETSGLPPEALFDCSAEGLGGGTIRIPMVETYVRCLNLSVSVGIALYEASRQLNYEQLQYPLSSEDESQRLFSSEDIFG, from the exons ATGGGGGTGGGCGGCGTAAGGACCCTCCACCTCCGGTGCTCGCCCGTGTTCCTTCGCCCTCCTCCTACTCGTTCTCCCCGCCTTCTTCGCAAACTCTTTTCCCCACCGATAACCCTCCAAAAACGGCACTCGCTCTCCTTCCATTCCGCTGCTTCGCCGGAGCCTCTCTTCTACTCGG TTGAAAATGGTAATGCAAACTCTTGTACCAGGTGCACTCCTGGAGTTGTTAATGACATTTCATGCAACAAGCTTCTTCAAGTAGTGCTTGTTTCTCCACAG ATTCCAGGAAATACAGGATCCATTGCCAGAACATGTGCAGCATCAGCTGTTGGTCTGCATCTTGTTGGG CCCTTAGGATATACAATAGAAGATTCTAAACTAAAGCGTGCTGGATTGGATTATTGGCC ATATGTGGTTGTTAAAGTACACACCTCTTGGGCCGAGTTTCGAGAATATTTCAGACAACAG GATGGTGAAAAACGGCTTTTAGCATTCACCAAGAGAGGCACACAGATCCACTCG GATTTCACCTACAAGCGAGGTGACTGGCTAGTTTTCGGTTCGGAGACTAGCGGACTACCACCTGAAGCTCTGTTTGACTGCAGCGCAGAAGGCCTCGGTGGTGGAACCATCAGAATTCCAATGGTTGAAACATATGTCCGCTGCCTGAACCTCTCCGTCAGTGTCGGAATTGCTCTGTATGAAGCATCCAGACAGCTGAACTATGAGCAGCTTCAGTACCCGCTCTCGAGTGAGGATGAGAGCCAACGATTATTCTCGTCGGAAGATATTTTTGGCTAG
- the LOC135678140 gene encoding uncharacterized protein LOC135678140 has protein sequence MAPLPSKAIAAVSGMVRQRLRAAVRTRGGGGEGAGRWTSPGTEERPKGYIFNRLPPPPGKSREWEDWELPCYITSFLAIVILGVGLNAKPDLTLETWAHQKALERLQKQETASDSD, from the coding sequence ATGGCTCCTCTTCCATCGAAGGCAATCGCGGCGGTGTCTGGCATGGTTCGACAACGGCTGAGGGCGGCGGTGCGGACCAGAGGCGGCGGCGGGGAGGGGGCTGGGCGGTGGACGAGCCCTGGGACGGAGGAGCGGCCCAAGGGGTACATCTTCAATCGGCTGCCGCCCCCCCCGGGGAAGTCGAGGGAGTGGGAGGACTGGGAGCTGCCCTGCTACATCACCTCCTTCCTCGCCATCGTCATCCTCGGCGTCGGCCTCAACGCCAAGCCCGACCTCACTCTCGAGACCTGGGCCCACCAGAAGGCCCTCGAGCGCCTCCAGAAGCAAGAAACCGCCTCCGATTCTGATTAG
- the LOC103991142 gene encoding uncharacterized protein LOC103991142 produces MMDRLAVALLMAIAAAMAFFPASANRCTDRIFDAASTVAHYQFLGQNRSTMVDSLSRYHLNPNEESTWMNILPRKAGQPVVTELDWAMLYRAVKRPGMKSAANGGNFLKEISLRDVRVDPSSFHGTAQQTNLEYLLLLDVDRLVWSFRKLAGLPTPGEPYLGWEEPNGQLRGHFVGHYMSATALMWAATENGTIRDGMSAVVDALDECQKKIGTGYLSAFSTEEFDLYEEVKAVWAPYYTIHKILAGLVDQYLHGNNAKALDMAIWMAEYFGNRVIDNIKKRSIAWHWEAMNEETGGMNDVLYTLYTVTNNTKHLVLAHLFDKPCFIGPLAVQADLLSGFHGNTHIPIVVGAQKRYEITGDLLYKEIGMTFMDIVNSSHSYATGGSTVNEHWTEPNRLASFLLVNTEESCTTYNLLKVSRNLLRWTKNMAYADHYERALTNGVLSIQRGTEPGIMIYFLPMNPGGSKAVSGQGGWGTPTSSFWCCYGTAIESFSKLGDSIYFEEEGAVPTLYVIQFISSTLNWRSGELTLQQNTQQVSSLDDHFRVQFTVASVNKSPSKSSTLSIRVPIWTSNSGAVATINGQSVAVPSPGNVLSITKTWGSKDLLNLSLPIGVRTEAIQDDRPEFSSLKAVLFGPYLLVGLSSGEFEMGKQDVAQGLSDWILPVPDDHRLQLVSLTQESCGGTTFLSGVNASGLDATRLLTMAASPKLGTNAAAQATFRLVYTDQKAVPRIASREAVIGRVVLLEPFDLPDKVVRHQGAGKGLVISVTEDVPQDRNASMFRVVEGLDGKATTISLEADSTPGCFVHHDCASGNGVQLVCPANDADRHGAAFQTAASFTFGKGLSGYHPISFTAKGTKRSFLLQPLLSLRDETYTTYFNIGV; encoded by the exons ATGATGGATCGCTTGGCTGTTGCCCTCCTAATGGCAATCGCCGCCGCCATGGCCTTCTTTCCCGCTTCCGCCAACAGATGCACCGACAGGATCTTCGACGCCGCCTCCACGGTCGCCCACTACCAATTTCTCGGCCAGAACCGCAGCACGATGGTGGACTCCCTCTCTCGCTACCATCTGAACCCGAACGAGGAGTCGACGTGGATGAACATTCTCCCGCGAAAGGCCGGCCAGCCGGTGGTCACCGAGCTCGACTGGGCCATGCTGTACCGAGCCGTGAAGCGGCCGGGGATGAAATCCGCCGCCAACGGCGGTAACTTCCTGAAGGAGATATCTCTCCGTGACGTCCGAGTCGACCCCAGTTCTTTCCATGGCACAGCCCAGCAGACGAATCTGGAATACCTGCTGCTCCTCGACGTGGACCGACTCGTTTGGAGCTTCCGCAAGCTGGCAGGCCTACCGACGCCCGGCGAACCCTACCTCGGATGGGAGGAACCTAACGGACAACTCCGCGGCCACTTTGTTG GGCACTACATGAGTGCAACAGCGTTAATGTGGGCAGCCACTGAGAACGGGACGATACGCGACGGGATGAGCGCGGTGGTCGACGCACTCGACGAGTGCCAAAAGAAGATCGGAACCGGGTATCTCTCAGCTTTCTCGACGGAGGAGTTCGACCTGTACGAAGAAGTGAAAGCCGTATGGGCTCCCTACTACACCATCCATAAG ATCCTGGCCGGACTGGTGGATCAGTATTTGCATGGTAACAATGCAAAAGCACTAGACATGGCGATTTGGATGGCTGAATACTTCGGCAACCGTGTGATAGATAACATCAAGAAGCGTTCCATCGCATGGCATTGGGAAGCCATGAACGAAGAAACCGGTGGCATGAACGACGTCCTTTACACGCTGTACACAGTCacg AATAATACGAAACATTTGGTGTTGGCTCATCTATTCGATAAGCCATGTTTTATCGGACCACTTGCAGTGCAG GCTGATCTCCTTTCGGGATTCCATGGCAACACACACATTCCAATAGTGGTTGGGGCTCAGAAGCGATACGAAATAACTGGAGACTTGCTCTACAAG GAAATTGGAATGACATTTATGGACATTGTGAATTCCTCGCACTCATATGCAACGGGTGGATCGACCGTAAATGAACATTG GACTGAGCCGAATCGCTTGGCGAGCTTCTTGCTAGTGAACACTGAAGAATCTTGCACTACCTATAACCTGTTAAAG GTGTCTCGCAATCTGTTGAGATGGACAAAGAACATGGCGTACGCGGATCACTATGAACGCGCATTGACAAATGGAGTGTTGAGCATTCAAAGGGGGACTGAACCAGGAATCATGATCTATTTCCTCCCTATGAACCCTGGAGGTTCGAAAGCAGTGAGCGGCCAAGGTGGCTGGGGAACTCCCACTTCATCCTTCTGGTGTTGCTATGGGACAG CCATCGAGTCCTTTTCGAAGCTCGGGGATTCGATATACTTCGAGGAAGAGGGTGCCGTTCCAACTCTGTATGTCATCCAGTTCATATCGAGCACTCTTAATTGGCGTTCAGGAGAACTCACCCTGCAGCAAAACACACAACAAGTTTCTTCGCTCGACGACCATTTTCGAGTTCAATTCACAGTCGCCAGCGTAAACAAG TCGCCATCTAAGAGCTCTACGTTGAGCATTCGCGTACCGATTTGGACTTCTAATAGTGGGGCGGTAGCTACGATAAATGGACAAAGCGTGGCCGTGCCTTCCCCAG GAAATGTCTTGTCGATCACCAAGACGTGGGGCAGCAAAGATTTGTTGAACCTGTCGCTGCCAATTGGAGTGAGGACAGAGGCCATACAAG ATGATCGTCCGGAGttctcatcattgaaagcagttCTATTCGGACCGTACCTTCTCGTCGGTCTCAGCTCTGGTGAATTCGAAATGGGAAAGCAGGATGTGGCTCAAGGGCTCTCTGATTGGATATTGCCAGTTCCGGATGATCACAGGCTTCAGCTCGTATCGCTCACCCAGGAGAGTTGCGGCGGCACGACGTTCCTCTCCGGGGTGAACGCCTCCGGCCTCGACGCCACGCGCCTGCTCACCATGGCAGCATCTCCGAAGCTCGGAACGAATGCTGCTGCGCAAGCCACGTTTAGACTCGTCTACACGGACCAGAAAGCCGTACCTCGAATCGCATCCCGAGAGGCCGTCATCGGAAGGGTCGTCCTCCTCGAGCCGTTCGATCTCCCGGACAAGGTGGTACGTCACCAAGGTGCCGGTAAAGGGCTCGTTATCTCTGTCACGGAGGACGTGCCCCAGGATCGAAATGCTTCCATGTTTCGGGTGGTGGAAGGATTGGATGGGAAAGCGACCACCATCTCGCTGGAAGCTGACAGCACTCCGGGCTGCTTTGTGCACCACGATTGCGCCTCGGGTAATGGCGTTCAGCTTGTTTGTCCAGCCAACGACGCCGACCGCCATGGTGCCGCGTTCCAAACGGCCGCGAGCTTCACGTTCGGGAAGGGATTGAGTGGGTATCACCCCATCAGCTTCACGGCGAAGGGAACCAAGAGAAGCTTTCTACTCCAGCCATTACTGAGCTTGCGAGATGAGACCTACACCACCTACTTCAACATTGGAGTTTGA